In the Candidatus Bathyarchaeia archaeon genome, ATCAATGGTCATGCCTGAACCGCTGCTTTTGCCAACGCTGGCATCGCACCAGTCAACAGCGATTAAATCACCGGGCTTAACATTTTCCATTTGTTTTAGGATTTGCTTACTCATTTTCTGCTATAACCTCGCAACCTTGTACCTGTTAACACGGTCCACTTTAGACCGCAAAGCATACACATAATCCGCAAGCAGTGCCTTTTCCCGTCCAAGCTCCAACGTGACTTCCAGCTCGCCCGTTTCGGCTTTGACATGGTATTCAGCGATTAAGATGCGGAAGTTGCCGTTGATGTTCTCGTTTGGCAAAGAAACAGCCACGGTATCTGCTGGGAAAAGCGGAGTATTCCCATAATCGATAACGGTGCTCTTGAGCGTGATGTACTCTGAGGGGTCTTTCATGCTGGCTAAAATTGCCCTTGCTCTGAGCAGGCATTCGGTGTCGCTCCAAAGCTCCTCGTCAATATCCACGTATTCTCTAAGACCATAGCTGCCTTGGCTAGCTGCATCCTGCAGAACGCTGCTATAGCGCAAGCCTCCGAAATAGAACTTGTCAATCCAAAACGAGCCTGAACCCGTAACTTGGACAGGATAGCAGTAGAACGCCACAGCTTTAATTTGTGACCAATCAAACCCCGACTGCACGCTCCAGTCAACCGCATTAACAGCGCCTACTTTGAAGGTTTCACTGGTCCACTGGTCAGAACCAGCGGTGCTTACTGACTGAAAAGTGAACTGGCGGCTAGCTGAGCGGCTGGAATTATCCCAAAGGACAAGTGCAGAGCCAGCCTCAAAATAGGCTTCTTTTTGGATGGCAAAATGTAGCTCAGGATACAGGTTAGCGTTAACCACGCCGTTGAGCTGGAAGAGTACGCCGCCGAAGTAGTTGTTTTGTACATATAGCTTGATGCTGTAGGGGCTGCCCATGGCGGTTTCAAGGCTTACTTGCCCTGCAGTGGCAGTCCAAGAGCCATCCGTGGGTGTTAGGCTCTGTGTCCAAGCAACCTTGTTTAAGGGTGCACTCTTGTCTTGTGCTCCGTAAATGGAGACTTTGTTTCTTATTGCTATGATTTCTTTCCAATATTCATAAGCTTCAATTTTATCGGTTAGGCTGACGGGGCTGGTTTTGGTGTTTCTGGGGAAAAACTCGATTTTGGCGTCAGGCATGGTTCTAAAATCGTAGCCAATGACACCGTTCTTGTCGCTTTCAGAAGCGATTTTTTGGAGCAAATCCCAGACTTGTGTGTCTTGCACTTTGAGGTCAGTGAAGGTTGTGTCAGTGTTTTCGACAAGCTCCGTGCTGCCTCGCACATGGCTTAACCCTGAATAGTAATCCAAGAGGTTTTTGACTATGTCCTCGCCCTTGTAGCCGCTGTAGTCTTTGGTTACCGTTTGCCTAAAGAGCTTCTCGCCCCAGCATCGCCCAGCAACTATAACATAGTTTTCGGTTGGGCTCGACTGGAACTTGACGCTTTCCGTTCTTGTGGTTATGAGTTGAGGAACGTTAGCGCCTCTGCCAATGCAAATGTAGCCGTCCTGTCCGACGTTAAGTGGGTAGGTGCCATTGGGGCTGTATTTGCTGTTCCAGTTCTGCAGGTGAAGCTCCCAACTGCTAACCTCTTTTGTGGCGCCCAAATGCACAAGGGCTTCTATAACGTCCACTTGTGGAATGCCAACAGAGCCCAAAGCAATGGTTAAAGCGGGTGGGCTAACGCTCATTGTTCTACACCCCTCCGATAGAAAGAAGCATCCGAAGAACTACCACTCCCCGACCTAGAAATGACGGCTGATTCTCCTGCCCTTTGGATACTGCGTGTATGGGTGGGCGTTTCTGCGGTGGCGCTGTTGAAGTTCTGCACGCTAGCCGTAGCAGTGTTCATGCTACTGGCAAAATATGCCATGGCAGCGGCAGCCGCAACAATAACGGCAATCCCCACTCCCGTTAGGGCTAGGAAGGTTCCATAGCTGATGTTTAGGGCGTTCTGCGCCGCAGTCGCAACCCAGCAAGCCGCCGAATACACCTTCTGAGCAACAGCTAAGCCCGTACTGGTGCGCAAAAACAAACCCATAACCGAAACTACCATCATGGCAGAGTTGAAAACCTTCATCTCCGAATCATTTAGCAACCCAAACTGGTTGGCAACGTAACCGATGGCTGTGCCTGCAGCGCCCAAACCCGCAAGAGTTGAACCCAAACTCTTAACCCGTGTTGCCAATGTTTCGGCGTCTGTCTGGACTCTTGAAAACTCGTTGCTGGCACGGTTCACTGCTCTTATGGTGACAGCGATTTCGCGAAAGCTCATAGCCCAGCCTCCGCTTTAGCCTGTTCAATAGCTTGCACTATGACGGATTCGAGTTCGGGAAGGTACTGTTGAATGGCTGGGTAAAGGTAGGGTTGTGCCTGCATGTACTTGGTGCCAAGCTCAACAAAAAAGGCATAAGTCGCATCTGCGCCGATTTCAGCGACCCATTCCCTGATTTTGGCATAGATTGTGCTGCGAAGATAACCCGTAACCATCGGCGCATTCTTGACGGCTTGAGCTTTGACGTCGGCAGCCCAGCTAGCCAAAAAGCTATGGACCTCACGCTGCATGCCCGAATCGAACCTTTGCATAGCTGCTTTGAATTCTTCTACGCCTTGGATGTCACAGGTTACTTCTACCGCCGTTTTGCTTCACGCTCCGCTTTTTTCTTTTCTTCCTCGTTCATTTCGTCCATCACGTTTAGGATGTGGCAGAACTCCTGCACTGTTCTGGCTGGCTGCTTGGCGAGCTCTGTTGGTGTCCATCCGAAGGCTTGACATAGCCGAAACTCGACAAGAGCGCTGTGCGGCTTTCCTCGTCTAACTGCTCTAGTAAAAAACGCAAATCCTCACGAGCCAACCCATTCAGCTTATTGGCGACTTTCGAGAAGAGTTCTCCAAGCTCAATGGGGATTCCGTCTTCTTCGCTCAGCAGTTTCTCAAGGGTTATGGGGTGGCTTTGGGGCTGCCCATGCATACTAGCCACGATAGTTTCAGCTTGAATGGCTATGAAGTCGCTGCTTTCAACGTCGCCTGAGAGCTTGTTGTATTTGGTGTGTTTTTGGATGATGCGGTTTCGCTTAGCCCATGTTATCTCGGCAAAGCTGTATATGCCCTGGTATTCTTTGTCGAAGCGTCCATCGATTTCTAGTTTTTCTGTTTTCACTTTTTTGCCTCCGTGACTAAGAAATTGTGAGCGGTCCTCTAGCCGTGAACGGAACCTTGGCATAGATTAGGTCCTCAGCTTTGCCGCTCAACGAAAAATCATCCCATTTGGTGTACTCAACGTTGACTTTGTTAGCGCCGCCAAGCCCAAATTCAAGGCTGGATTGCTCGGTATCAGCCAAAATGTCGTCGGCTTCTTGCTTGCTTTCAAACTCAAAAGTCAACTCTCCAGTCAAAAGCCGCTTGCCCCACGTTAGGTACTTGGCTAAGTGCCCGTTTGTTGACCGTATGACCGGGACAGCTTTGCATGAGTTGTCGATTTGCAGTTTCCAAGAAGTAATCCGTTCACATGCTACACCGCCGATTTTCACGTAGCTCTCGCTGCCTGAGACAGCGCCTGCATACTCTGTGTAGGTGGCGTTTGCAATCTTGGCTGCCGTTATTTCCACGTCTTGGGCTGGGAATTCGGCTTCGCACTCCAAAATGCCGTCTATATCACATGTTAGGGTTGCCTTGTTGAAGCGTGCGCCCTTGTAGAGCAAGCTTATGATATCGGTTGCTGTGACAAAGATGTCTTTGTAGTAAAGCACCTGCAAGGAAAGACTGGTGTTGAGTTCCTGTTTGACGTACTGCAACAGGTTAATCGGTGCGTCAGAGGGGATTGGATACTTGAGTTTTAACAGCGGTTGTCTTAGCCCACGTTTTAGAGAGACCACGTCCACTGAACCAGTGCCTGCCACTCGGATGTTGTTCGGGTTTATGTCGGGGTCTAAGTTGCTGCAGGAGTGCCCAAGCATCGCTGGGCTCGCAGGAACCGCGCCGAAGGTGCCCTCTGGAACGTAGTAGAATTTTTCTTGGTCGGAGTGATAGGTGTCTACCATCTTGCTTTTCACCTGTAACTATGAAATGGCTATGGACTCAAAGAGCCAGGCCACGATTTGTATTTCTTCTTTGAAGAGGAAAGGCTTCACGTCAGTAACATCGACGTCTCGATAACTGTGAACATCGCAAAACGTGACGCCTCTAACGTCAACGGTTGCTTGGACAAAATCGCAGTACAAAACGGCAGGCGAAACCCCGTCTGACGGGTTAGTTGTTCTTGCCAACATGTAGAGAAAACCGTCGCTGTTAACGTAGTTTGCAAGGTCAGAGGTTAGAGTTAAGTTCAGGGTCTCATCGGTTCCTGCAGAACCAGTTAACGAATTATTCCAAGCATCTGCCAAGTTATCCCAAACTTTGAGGATAACCCCGTTTCCCTCTGGTGTAGTTCCGAAGCCTTCAAACGACAAAACTACACGCTTTAAACACTGTTTTCTTGGTTCATTACGAGTTTCCCCTGCTTTGGAGCCGATTTTGAAGCGAAAAAGCATAAATGGGTACTCGCCGTTGCCGTTTGCGCTTTTAGAATGTCTTAGGTCATCGCTGCCCCAGAGGTTAGCATATTCCGAACTTGGCAACTCTGTCCATGAAGCGTTTGAGGGTTCCAGTTCGCTTGTGGCTGCTGCATCATACACCTTATGGGTTGCAGAGGTCGAGTCTATCGGGTAAAAGTTGTAGATTGTTCTGTAGGGCAGGTTACGGTTTTCTGGGACGATTAATAGGAGTTGCTCAAGCACTTTGTCTCGCATAACTCTGCCGACGTCGGAGTTTGGAGCGGGCTTATCCGTGGTTGTTATTGTTCCCCGAAGGGAGTAAATGCGCCGTCTTAGCTTTCCGTCCAAGGTGTGCTTTTGTTGTTGGCAAGGTTCAGTGGTTTTGGAAATTGTGATTTGGGCGTCGTAGTCTTTTAGGAGTTCCCGGTCATAGTTTGCCTGAGAGCATAGGACACGGGCTAAGCCGCCGTCATCTTTAACGACTCTGAGCCGAGATTCGATAAGTCTTAGAATGGTGACGACTGGGTTTTCAAGCTCGCTCAACTTGAAATAAGCCTCCTAGCGATGCTTTTGAAGTAGAAGCGCTGGTTCGCAAATGTGAAGGGTGTTATGGTTTGGATTTCGTAGTCTTCGCCTTGACGCCTAATCTTGTCATGCACTCGGACGGGAAGAAACGTGTAAAACGCCAAGTAGTCGTTGAGGTAATAGCCCGCCTCCAACATCACCTGCTCAGCCTTAAGCGAAGAAATCACAGCCAACAAATCCAATGGCTCACCATAATCCACGGTGGCAGCCGCTTCTCGAACTGGATAAAGCGTGACTGTCTCGCCCTTGCTTCTCAGAATTCTTGTGAACTGGGTTGTCGGCTCTTCATAGTGTAGGAACAGTTGGGCTAACCAACAGACCGTAACCATGGCCTGCTTGTTTTCCACATAGCTAAAGTCTTGGTGTTTGGCGCCCCAAAACATGAATTCCTCAGCGTGTTTGCTGATGAGTTCTACGCTTAGTTTGAGGCTGGGTTGGTCGTGGTTCTTGCGAATCTTCCACAGAATCCCGCTTGTGACCGCATCGTAATAGTCGCATGCCGAGAACCTGCTGAGCACATCTATGTAGCCAGCCCAGCATACCGATGGATTATAGGCGGGGTACTTTGCGTTTGCCTTGATGCTGTTTAGGGCGTTGTAGACTTTTTGGCAGCTAACACTCCACCCCTCAACCGCATACAAGCCCAATAATGCGTAGGCGAAGGGGTCATCGTAAACCTCATTCTCGCTCAAGCCAACTCGGTGCCATTTGCCGTCTACAGGGTCAAAATCCAACCAAAGAGCCACAAAACCTACCCTCAAAAAACCGATAGTCTTGCTC is a window encoding:
- a CDS encoding phage tail tube protein, giving the protein MVDTYHSDQEKFYYVPEGTFGAVPASPAMLGHSCSNLDPDINPNNIRVAGTGSVDVVSLKRGLRQPLLKLKYPIPSDAPINLLQYVKQELNTSLSLQVLYYKDIFVTATDIISLLYKGARFNKATLTCDIDGILECEAEFPAQDVEITAAKIANATYTEYAGAVSGSESYVKIGGVACERITSWKLQIDNSCKAVPVIRSTNGHLAKYLTWGKRLLTGELTFEFESKQEADDILADTEQSSLEFGLGGANKVNVEYTKWDDFSLSGKAEDLIYAKVPFTARGPLTIS
- a CDS encoding HK97-gp10 family putative phage morphogenesis protein → MQGVEEFKAAMQRFDSGMQREVHSFLASWAADVKAQAVKNAPMVTGYLRSTIYAKIREWVAEIGADATYAFFVELGTKYMQAQPYLYPAIQQYLPELESVIVQAIEQAKAEAGL